The nucleotide window TAGGGTGTCTGTAGGGTCTCTATAGGCTCTTTATAGTGTCTCTATAGGGTCTCTATAGGGTCTTTATAGGGTCTGTATAGGGTCCCTATGGGGTCTCTGGTCCCTATAGGGCGCCCTGGGGGTGTCTCTAGGGTCTCTATagggtctctatggggtctctatggggtgTCTATAAGGTCTCTATAGGGTTTCTATAGTGTCTCTGTGGGGTCCTCTATagggtctctatggggtctctatggggtctctatggggtctctGATCCCTATAGGGCGCCCTGGGCGTGTCCCCGGCCGGGTTCTCTCTGCTCACCCACCTGCTCTCGGCCCTGGGGGTGTCTCTAGTGCCTCTATAGGGTTTCTATAAGGTCTCTATAGGGTCTCTATAGGGTCTCTATAAggtctctatggggtctctatggggtctctatggggtctctatggggtctctaTAGGGGTCTTTATagggtctctatggggtctctatggggtctctGGTGCCCCCAGGGCGCCCTGGGCGTGTCCCCGGCCGGGTTCTCTCTGCTCACCCACCTGCTCTCGGCGCTGGCCCGggggcggctgctgctgctgctgcaggtgcggggggcacagggggtgtAGGGGATATAGGGGATGTGTGGGGGTGGGGGTATAGGGGGTATGGGGATATAGGGGGTATAGGGGTATAGAGGATGTGTGGGGGATATAGGGGGTATGGGGATGTATGGGGGTATAGGGATATAGGGGGGGGATATAGGGGCTATAGGGGATATGGGGGATGGTGTGCGGGGTATAGGGGATATAGAGGATGTATGGGGGGTATAGGGGGTATAGGGGATGTGTGGGGGATATAGGGGGTGTAGGGGGGATGTATGAGGGATATAGGGGATGTATGGGGGGTATAGGGGGGTATAGGGGGTATAGAGGATGTATGGGGGATATAGGGGGTATAGGGGGCTATAGGTGGTATAGGGGGGTATAGGGGATGTACAGGGGATGTATGGGGGATATAGGGGGGTATAGGGGGGTGTAGGGGGGTATAGGGAGGTATAGGAGATGTATGGGGGATATAGGGGGAATGGGAGGGTGTAGGGGATATAGGGGTGTGGGGGATATAGGGGGTGTATAGGGGATATAGGAGTATGGGGGATATCAGTCATATGGGGGATATATAGGAGATATAGGGGTGTGGGGGATGTAGGGGATGTGGTCATATGGGGATATAGGGCATGTATGGGAAACATACAGGGCATAGAGGCGATGTATAGGGGATATAGGGGTGTGGGGGTGTAGGGGATGTGGGGGGGTGTGGGGGATATAGGGATATAGGGCCGTATGGGAAACACACAGGGCATAGAGGGGATGTATAGGGGATATAGGGGGTATAGAGGTGTGGGGGATATAGGGAATATAGGGGTGTGGGGGATACAGGGCGTGTATCGAGGATATGGGGGTGTGGGGGGTATAGAGGGGATAGAGGGGATGTGGAGGGTGCGGGGGTATGGGGGCTATAGGGGATAGAGGGGAGAACAGGGGTGTGGGGGCTACAGGGGCTATGGTGGGTATGGGGGATATGGGGGATATATGGGGGATATAGGGGTGTGGGGGATGTAGGGAATATAGGGGATAGAGGGAGaatgggggctctggggggatgGGGGCTGTAGGGGATGTGGGGTAAGGGGGCTGTGGGGGTATGGGGGATATGGGGGCTATAGGGGATGTGGGGGTGTGGGGGTATGGGGGATATGGGGGCTATAGGGGATGTGGGGTAAGGGGGCTGTAGGGGCTGTAGGGGTGAGAGCTATAGGGCTACAGGGGCTATGGGGCGGAGCTGTAGGGGTTAGAGGTGCGGGCGCTATAGGGCTATGGGGGCTATAGGGCTGTGTGGGGTatttgggggctgttttggggttgttttgggggcAGCTTGGGCAGTTCTAGGGGTAGTTTTGGGGCTGCttgttttggggggctgtgtgttttgggggctgtgtgttttggggggctgtttgttttggagggctgtttttgggggggcTGATTCTGgaggctggttttggggggcttttggttttggggggctgtttggttttggggagctgtttggttttggggtgtttctttgggggctatttttgggcgaactgtttgttttggaggggctgtttttggggggctgttttggggctgtttggttttggggctatttttggggtgctgtttttggggtctgttttggggctgtttgtttCTGGGCTGTTTGGGGGTGCTGTTTATgtttttggtgctgtttttgggagctggttttggggggctgttttggggtggtttttaggGCTGTGTTGGGgggctgtttggttttggggcttttttggggggctgtttttggggggctgttttggggggctgttttggggctgtttgtttctgggctgtttggggtgctgtttgtttttggggagctggttttggggtgctgtttctgtggtgctgtttgttttgtggtgctgtttgtttttggggtgcagtttgttttgggggtgctgtttttgtggtgctgtttgttttggggtgctgtttgttttgtggtgctgtttgtttttgtggtgctgtttgttttggggtgctgtttgttttgggggtgctgtttggttttggggtgctgtttctgtttctgtggtgctgtttctgtttctgtggtgctgtttgttttggggtgctgtttgttttggggtgctgtttgtttttgtggtgctgtttgttttggggtgctgtttgtttttggggtgctgtttttttgtggtgctgtttgtttttggggtgctgtttgttttgggggtgctgtttctgtttttgtggtgctgtttgtttttggggtgctgtttctgtggtgctgtttgttttggggtgctgtttgttttgtggggtgctgtttgttttggggtgctgtttgttttttggtgctgttgttttggggtgctgttgCCGtttctgggggtgctgggggcccGTGCCGCCCGTGCGGGGGCTCCGCGGGCTCCCCCTGACCCCGCTCTCCGCAGGGGGGGCCGGATTTGGGGGCGTCCCCGGGGGGGGTGGGGGCCGTGCTGCGGACCCTGCTGGGGGACCCCGGGGACCCCCTCGGGCCCATCGCCCCCACCCCCAGGTgagggggctcggggggcggtttgggggggatgggggggggctagggggttttggggtgctggggggatttggggggcctgggggggttGGAGGCCTTGGGGAGCCATTAGGGGTGCGGGGGCGggttgggggggatttggggggttttggggagctcgggggggtccgggggtgctgggggcagtgTGGGGGcgctgggggcagtttgggggtgccCCCAGCGCCCCAAAAGCTCCGTGCCCCCCCCCCACCGCAGCGGCCTGGCCAGCATTGCCCGCACGCTGAGCGTCCAGCAGCGCTactggggctgcctgcagagcttcGGTGAGGGGAACCCCGACACCCGCGGGGCGCCCCGAAACCCCGGGGGCACCCAGAATACGAGGGGGCACCCCGGAatcccacagggacaccccaaaatctgaggGGGCACGCCGAAatcccacagggacaccctgaAATCCCAGAGGGATACCCCGAAATCTCAGGGGCACCCTGAAATAccggggggaccccgaaatcccacagggacaccccaaaatcccagggagcacccaaaaatcccaaagggaCCCTGAAATCCGGGGGGACCTCGAAATCCCAAAGGCACACCCCGAAATCCCACAGGGACATCCCAAAATTTCACAGGGGCACCCGGAAATCCCaccgggacaccccaaaatcccgggacACCTCAAAATCTGAGGAGGGACCCCAGAATCCCAAAGGGACACCTGAAATCCCaccgggacaccccaaatccctgggacACCCTGAAATCTGaggggggcaccccaaaatctaTGGGGACATCCCAAAATCCATGGGGGGGACCTCGAAatcccacagggacaccccaaaatctgagaagggaccccaaaatcccacaaggATACCTTGAAATCCCAAAGGGACATCTCGAAATCCCaaagggacaccccaaaatcctgggcgGGGAGGGCGCtttaaccccccaaaactgAGCTCAGGCTTTGGGGGGAGCGCTAGGCCCCGTTGCTAAGGAGCCTCCTTGGTTGCTAGGCCACCATATTGGCTCGCCGCCATCTTGGTTTCCTTCAGGGActtccccaaacacccccaaaaccccctcagacaccccaaaaccacctcagacacccccaaaccccccaagccccccaaaaccaccttagacaccccaaaacccctcatgtgccccaaaaccccgcaaacccccccaaaaccccccaaacccccaacaccccaaaacccccaaaacccccaacaacaccccaacccccaaaaacccctagaaccccaaacccctcagacacccccaaaccccaatccaaAAGCCCCCAGacaccacaaaaacccccaaaaccccctcagacaccccaaaacctccccaaaaacaacccaaagcccaaaaaccccaaaacccccaacacacaaccccaaccccaacaaagcccaaaaccccaaaaccccaacaccccaacccccaaaaccaaaccccccaacacccaaaaccaccccaccccaaacctccccaaacccccaaagccGGAACCCCACAtcagggacccccagacccTTCTCGGGGACCCCCAAAGTTGGGGGGGGGCACATTTGGGGTGCTCGCCCTGAGGAACCCCCCCCCcgagagaggaggaggaggaggaggaggaggaggcggaggcAGAAGCGGGGGAGGACGAAGAGCgcgaggatgaggatgaagctgaggaggaggaggaggaggaggaggatgaagagcaggagggggaggggaagcccccggagccccccccgGAGCCCCCAGGCAGGGCCCGGGTGGGGCTGGTGTACGACCCCCGCATGGAGGAGCACAGgaacacctgggacaggtgagggggacatggggacaccggggacaggtgaggggggacacggggacaggtgagggacacagggacaggtgagggacacggagacaggtgagggacatggggacaccggggacaggtgaggggggacatggggacaccggggacaggtgagggacacggggacaggtgagggacatggggacaccggggacaggtgaggggggacaggggaacacctgggacaggtgagggacatggggacaccggggacaggtgagggggacaggtgagggacacggGAacgggacaggtgagggacatggggacaccggggacaggtgaggggggacacctgggacaggtgagggacatggggacaccggtggggacacgggacacctgggacaggtgaggggcaCCGGGAagtgggacatggggacacctggggacaggtgaggggggaCACGGGAACatctgggacaggtgagggacatggggacaggtgagcggggacaggtgagggggaaCAccggggacaggtgagggacatggggacacctgggacgggtgaggggggacacggggacaggtgagggacacaggaacacctggggcaggtgaggggggacacggggacaagtgagggacacagggacaggtgagggacatggggacaggtgagggacatggggacaggtgaggggggaCACAACAAgacctgggacaggtgagggacagggggacaggggagggacacAGGAACACCTGGGACGGGTgaggggggacacggggacaggtgaggggcatggggacacctgggacaggtgagggacacggggacacctgggacaggtgagggaggggctggggcacacGTGTGACCCCTGTcctgggggtggttttggggtgatttcagcGGGTTTCGGGGTGATTTTGCAGTGTTTCCAGGAGTTCtatgggtggttttgggatgtttttttgGGGTACTTTTTGAGTGGTTTAGGGTTATTTTGGGGCGATTTCAGGTGATTTTATGTGTTTCCCTGGAGCCACCACCCGGAGTGCCCGCAGCGCCTGCCCCGCGTGCTGCAGCGGCTGCCCCGGGGGTGGttttagggttatttttggggttattttaggGTTATTTTGGGGCGATTTCAGGTGATTTTATGCGtttccctgcagccaccacccCGAGTGCCCGCAGCGTGCGCCTGCCCcggggttatttttggggttattttagggttattttggggcgatttcaggtggttttgtgtgtttcGTTGCAGCCACCACCCCGAGTGCCCGCAGCGCCTGCCCCGCGTGCTGCAGCGGCTGCAGGAGCTCGGCCTGGCGCAGCGCTGCGTCCCCGTGCCTGCCCGGCCCGCGAGCCGCCGCCAGCTGCGCGCCTGCCACACGTGAGGGACCCCGGGGCGTGGGGTGGGGGGCACGGCTGCTTTGGGGGGGGCACGGCTGTTTTGGGGGGACATGGCTGTTTTGGGGGCATGGCTGTTTTGGGGGGCACGGCTGCTTTGGGGCGTTCCTCCCGGCCGTTCTGGGGTGACCCCTGTGTTTGGGGTGACCCGTGTGTTCTGGGGTGAATCCCGTGTTTTGGGGGTGACCCCTGTGTTTGGGGTGACCcctgtgttttggggggttctctgtgttttgggggtgaCCCGTGTGTTTTGGGGGAGTTCCTCCCCTCTGTTCTGGGGTGTCCCATATGTTTCAGGGTGACCCTTGTGTTTGGGGGGTTtccctgtgttttggggttgtcCCTCCCggctgttttggggtgtccctgtgtttGGGGTATCCctggttgttttggggtgtccctgtgtttCGGGGTGTCCCggctgttttggggtgtcccctgtgtcccccccccaGGCGCTCCCACATGCGGGTGCTGTCATGGGTGCTGGCACTGtcctgtgtgtttgttttggggtgatccctgtgtttggggtgatccctgtgtttggggtgtccctgtgtaTGGGGTGTctctggctgtgtttggggtgtccgtgtgtttggggtgtccgtgtgtttggggtgtctctggctgtgtttggggtgtccctggctgtgtttggggtgtccctggctgtgttgGGGTGTCCGTGTGTTTGGGGTGTCCGTGGCTGTGTTGGGGTGCCCCTGGCTGtgttggggtgtccctgtgtttggggtgtccctgtgtttggggtgtccctggctgtgttgGGTGTCCgtgtttggggtgtccctgtgtttggggtgtccctggctgtgtttggggtgtctgtgtTTGAGGGTGCCCTggtttggggtgccctgtgtgtggggtgggcctgtgtttggggtgtccctggctgtgtttggggtgtctCTGGCTGtgttggggtgtccctgtgtttggggtgtccctggctgtgtttggggtgtccctggctgtgtttggggtgtccctgtgtttggggtgtccctgtgtttggggtgtccctggctgtgttgGGTGTCCGTGtgttggggtgtccctgtgtttggggtgtccctggctgtgtttggggtgtctctgtgtttggggtgtccctgtgtttggggtgtccctggctgtgttgGGGGTGccctgtgtttggggtgtccctggctgtgtttggggtgtctCTGGCTGtgttggggtgtccctgtgtttggggtgtccctggctgtgtttggggtgtcccgTTGGTGATCCCTGTGTTTGGCCCTGCTGGTTTGGGGGCCGTGTGTTTGGGGTGTCCGTGTGTTTGGGGTGTctctggctgtgtttggggtgtccctggctgtgtttggggtgcccctgtgtttggggtgtccctggctgtgttgGGGTGTCCgtgtgtttggggtgtccctggctgtgtttggggtgtccctggctgtgtttggggtgcccctgtgtttggggtgtctCTGGCTGtgttggggtgtccctggctgtgttgGGGTGTCCgtgtttggggtgtccctggctgtgttgGGGTGTCCgtgtttggggtgtccctgtgtttggggtgtccctggctgtctcGGTgaccctgtgtgtcccctgtcccccccaggccCTCCCACGTGCAGACGCTGTCCcgtgtccccgcgctgtccccgcgggAGCTGGGGGCGCTGGCGCAGCGCTACCCCAGCGTGTTCCTGTGCCCGCGCTCGTTCCGCTCTGCCCGCCTGGCCGCGGGGGGGGCGTGCGCGGCCGTGGGGGCCGTGCTGGGGGGGCAGGTGGGCGTGGGGGGCAAagggggcagctgggggcaggTGGGCGGGGGGGGCAAAGGGGGCAACGTGCATGGGCGAGGCAAGGGGCCGTACTGG belongs to Camarhynchus parvulus unplaced genomic scaffold, STF_HiC, whole genome shotgun sequence and includes:
- the LOC115916536 gene encoding histone deacetylase 6-like, with translation MEEHRNTWDSHHPECPQRLPRVLQRLQELGLAQRCVPVPARPASRRQLRACHTPSHVQTLSRVPALSPRELGALAQRYPSVFLCPRSFRSARLAAGGACAAVGAVLGGQVRSALAVLRPPGHHARPGSAGGFCLFNNAGVAARHAQSLAGTPLRVLILDWDIHHGNGTQEIFEEDPRWDRGVLGGDESGPPGGGRGPAPPVGERGGGLARALLPVVR